A stretch of Henckelia pumila isolate YLH828 chromosome 4, ASM3356847v2, whole genome shotgun sequence DNA encodes these proteins:
- the LOC140861309 gene encoding putative receptor-like protein kinase At1g80870, which yields MAKLRRFSIILDVAKALAFLHLECEPAVIHGDVNPSNVLLDADFRAKLSDFGLSKMKLEDEFGVDLFSQDLGKSQELSKNFNAGGVAGEKGIHENEEVDFSLALQASSSLQTSGKIHHSDNRGCYVKGKELLSDDNGAEDCDKFMPCDCDHISEMDHSKDEHERDTMLCSTRIQRLMWILMEKADTYSLGVLILVIVSGSLLELVDERLKLKADYNKEQASLCVNLALSCIQKMPELRPDIGDVVKILNGEMELLPLTFELSPSPTSRRRLK from the exons ATGGCGAAATTGCG GAGGTTTTCGATCATTCTTGATGTTGCAAAGGCGTTAGCTTTCTTGCATCTTGAGTGTGAACCAGCTGTGATCCATGGTGATGTGAATCCTAGCAATGTGTTGCTTGATGCTGATTTCAGAGCTAAGCTTTCGGATTTCGGGTTGTCAAAAATGAAGCTGGAGGACGAATTTGGCGTCGATTTGTTCAGTCAGGACTTGGGGAAAAGTCAGGAGCTTTCAAAGAACTTCAATGCTGGTGGTGTGGCTGGGGAAAAAGGGATTCATGAGAATGAGGAGGTAGATTTTTCTTTGGCTTTGCAAGCATCTTCTTCTTTGCAAACTAGTGGCAAGATTCATCATAGTGATAATAGAGGTTGTTATGTGAAGGGGAAAGAGTTGTTGAGTGATGATAATGGTGCGGAGGATTGTGATAAGTTTATGCCTTGTGATTGTGATCACATAAGTGAAATGGATCATAGCAAAGACGAGCATGAGAGGGACACTATGTTATGTAGCACCAGAATACAGCGGCTCATGTGGATACTAATGGAGAAAGCTGATACATACAGCCTAGGTGTGCTGATTCTAGTCATTGTATCAG GAAGCCTACTAGAACTCGTGGATGAGCGGCTGAAACTGAAAGCCGATTACAACAAGGAACAGGCAAGCTTGTGTGTTAACTTGGCACTTTCTTGCATACAGAAGATGCCGGAGCTGAGACCGGATATCGGGGACGTTGTGAAGATATTGAACGGTGAAATGGAGCTTTTACCACTTACATTTGAGTTATCTCCTTCTCctacttcaagaagaaggcTCAAGTGA
- the LOC140861310 gene encoding uncharacterized protein has translation MMTLKESRRTALAGLVTMLHACLDMKALILGKYHYVLYFLVLAMQPRMLMTVDENLKPLSVPVRVGQAVDVVGQAGRPKTITGFQTHSTSVLLSAGDRAELATERYIPNSRRICHLKREPGVQRGTMILIWKCLQTSLAKNPMGFVALRRFESQIDQESCIIEANKGLSLLQISSRLRRFESQIDQESCIIEKQIDQESCIIVANIVYVQLKTPFPAILQTLAFLLEMVETVDYYWMVVFVPTAMVFAASSVYLIAGIIVAYNSPMRHACLKVVENNNCA, from the exons ATGATGACTCTGAAAGAAAGTCGAAG AACTGCACTGGCGGGACTGGTGACTATGCTGCATGCATGTCTTGACATGAAAGCTCTCATCTTGGGGAAATATCACTATGTTCTTTACTTCCTTGTTCTGGCCATGCAG CCAAGGATGCTGATGACAGTGGATGAAAATCTTAAACCTCTGTCAGTACCCGTTCGTGTTGGCCAGGCTGTCGATGTTGTTGGTCAAGCGGGTAGGCCCAAGACCATTACAGGTTTCCAAACCCACTCAACTTCTGTTCTTCTATCTGCTGGTGATAGGGCAGAACTTGCAACTGAGAG ATACATTCCCAATTCTCGAAGGATTTGTCATCTTAAAAGAGAACCCGGAGTACAAAGAGGAACAATGATACTGATCTGGAAGTGTTTGCAAACAAGTCTTGCGAAGAACCCAATGGGGTTTGTGGCGTTGCGTAGATTTGAAAGTCAAATCGATCAAGAATCATGCATCATTGAAGCTAACAAAGGGCTTTCGTTACTTCAGATTTCTTCACGATTGCGTAGATTTGAAAGTCAAATCGATCAAGAATCATGCATCATTGAAAAGCAAATCGATCAAGAATCATGCATCATTGTAGCTAACATAGTGTATGTCCAGCTCAAAACCCCATTTCCAGCAATTCTCCAAACCCTAGCTTTTCTTCTGGAGATGGTGGAG ACGGTTGATTATTACTGGATGGTTGTATTTGTACCTACGGCTATGGTTTTTGCTGCTTCGTCTGTTTACTTGATTGCAG GTATTATTGTTGCTTATAATTCTCCCATGAGACATGCATGCTTGAAAGTAGTTGAGAACAATAACTGTGCTTGA
- the LOC140861311 gene encoding uncharacterized protein, with protein MSAMAGATSYEQSDSVDSDALGYDPNYVPDSVKFFVVHMYRHIREKNVYEIHQMYENSFQIQSISDRFYKDSPWPSVDAVAPYVYNDHVFCLLYREMWFCHLYARLSPTLKQRIDSWDNYCSLFQVVLHGVVNMQLPNQWLWDMVDEFVYQFQSFCQYRAKMKNKTEQEISLLRQHRFDDEGFALYDELFSYTCPKFITSSAPSYKDPLVNYNQDAYRLQLKLFLYEVKQQQLLSGVRTFFKVYSTISLGKLATYMDIDEPTLRTILITYKHKTHSVDFDGKVLSNADVDFYIDDDTVHVVESKPAKCYGDYFMRQIVKLEGLMNDIDRIKLE; from the exons ATGTCAGCAATGGCGGGAGCTACGTCATACGAGCAATCCGATTCCGTCGACTCCGACGCACTCGGCTACGACCCCAACTATGTGCCCGATTCCGTCAAGTTTTTCGTGGTTCATATGTACCGCCACATTCGGGAGAAGAACGTCTACGAGATCCACCAGATGTACGAGAACTCCTTTcagattcagagcatcagcgaCCGATTTTACAAGGATTCTCCTTGGCCTTCCGTTGATGCCGTCGCCCCTTATGTTTATAATGACCATGTATTTTGCTTACTGTATCGCGAGATGTGGTTTTGCCATTTATACGCTAGGCTTTCGCCTACGCTCAAGCAGCGCATTGATTCCTGGGATAATTACTGTAGCCTCTTTCAG GTTGTGTTGCATGGAGTAGTGAATATGCAATTGCCAAATCAGTGGTTGTGGGACATGGTGGATGAGTTTGTGTACCAGTTTCAGTCGTTTTGTCAATATCGTGCCAAGATGAAGAACAAGACTGAGCAAGAGATTTCACTTCTGAGACAACAT AGGTTTGACGACGAAGGATTTGCCCTATATGATGAGCTCTTCTCTTATACATGCCCAAAGTTCATTACTTCCTCTGCCCCAAGCTATAAGGATCCTCTTGTTAATTACAACCAG GATGCTTATAGGCTACAATTGAAGTTGTTCCTTTATGAAGTGAAGCAGCAACAGCTATTGTCAGGGGTACGAACCTTCTTCAAAGTGTACTCCACGATATCCCTTGGAAAACTTGCAACTTACATGGATATAGATGAACCTACTTTAAG GACAATCTTAATCACATACAAACACAAGACTCATTCCGTGGATTTCGATGGGAAAGTTCTTTCTAACGCTGATGTGGATTTCTACATCGATGAT GACACTGTTCATGTAGTTGAATCCAAACCTGCAAAATGCTATGGTGATTACTTCATGCGACAAATTGTCAAG CTTGAAGGGTTGATGAATGATATCGACAGGATAAAACTCGAGTGA